In Sphingobacterium sp. SYP-B4668, the sequence CCTAAGATACCTAAATAGGAGTTTTCAAGTTGGTAAGATTTGATATGGTTTTCCAGATCCTCAGCAGATGCATTTGGATAGTCTTGTTGTACGATTTCTTCTGCACGGTTAAAGTTTCCAGGGCCGAAGCTACCTAATACCCATAAGATAATGGACATGGCTAGTATGATCTTACCGGCATCGATGATAAATCCTGAAGATTTTTCCCAAACATTTACAGCAACATTTTTCCAATCCGGAAGTTTGTAGGTCGGTAATTCAAAAATTAGGAATGTCTTATGTTTGCTTTTAATTACCTTTCCGAGTATCCAAGCAGCGCCAAGGGCACTTAACAATCCCAATATATACATGCCAAATAAGGTCATTCCCTGCATGTTGAAACCTAGTATTTTTTGATCGGGAATGACTAATCCGATAATGACGATATATATAGGTAATCGTGCCGAGCAAGTCATGAAGGGGGTGACCAATATGGTAATAAGTCTTTCCTTGGCATTTTCAATGTTACGGGCAGACATGATTGCAGGAATAGAACAAGCAGCTCCAGACATCAAGGGGATTACTGATTTGCCATTTAGTCCAAAAGGACGTAGCCAGCGGTCCATCAAAAAAACGACGCGACTCATATATCCCGTTTCCTCCATTAAAGAGATAAACAAAAATAGGATCGCAATTTGGGGAATGAAAATAACAATCCCTCCGATACCCGCAATAATCCCGTCTGTCAACAACCCGGTGATTGGGCCTTCAGGAAGCATCGCCTGTACACTCGCACCCAAGGAAGCAAAGGTTTCGTCAATAAAATCCATCAATGGCGCAGCCCAAGCAAAGATAGCTTGAAAAATAAGGAACAGGATCCCGAAGAAAATTACATAGCCCCAAAGCGGATGGATTAAAATCCTATCGATGCTGTTGGTTCTGTTTTTCTTGGTTTGATGATTATAGGAAATGATATTGACAAGATCTTTGTCAATCTGATGATGACGTATAAGTGATTCACTTTTTTGAAGCTGCCCCGTTTCTAAGATATGTTTGGATCGGATCTCCTGTAGCTTTTCTTTCTTCTCCTCTGTTAAAAAAGAAACGTTCGCTTGGGCCAAAAACTGCCAAGTAGAATACTCCGTTTCCAAAGGAAACAACTGCTTAGCTTCCGAAAGTGCGGATTGAAATTGTTCATCTATCTTTAATCCCCCGAAGTAGCTACCTGTCGTGATTGAAAATTGTTGAGTGAGCGCATGGATTCCCTCTCCAGTGCGAGCGTTCGTTTGAAAAATTCGAGTCTGTAGATATGATTCTAATTTCGGTATATCGACAGACACTCCTTTTTCTTTGGCTTCATCTATCATATTCAAGACGAAGATGGCGGGAAGGCCAAGCTCTCGAGCTTGTTGATAGAGTACAATAGATCTTTTTAGATGCATGGGCTCACTCACCACGACCACAAGGTCTGGGTAGTTCACATCTTGTTTATTACTTAAGGTGTTGAAAACGATTTCCTCGTCCATAGAGTTTGGGAACAAGGTATATGTCCCAGGTAAGTCGATTATACGATAGGTGACATCTTTCACCCGGACCGTACCTTCACGTTTTTCGACTGTAATCCCGGGATAGTTTCCTACCTTTTGATGTAGCTTGGTGATTTTATTAAATAGGGAAGTTTTTCCGACATTTGGATTCCCTAAAAGGGCTATTATAGGGGATTTCATACTATTTTTCAACGATTATGTGCTTAGCTTCGGATTTACGTAAAGCAACTAGTGAATTGTTTTGAATGATACTAACACATATTGGGCCATTGAAAGGTGCAATATGTTTGATTTCGATATCAATCCCAGGAAGGAAGCCAATCTCAAAAAACTTTGCAGGTATTTCGGATGAGGAATAGCTCAATATCTTAGCTCTTTCTCCTTTTTTTAATTTATCCAAGCTATTATTGTGATGCATTTCGTATATTTAATATTATTTGAACAACATAAACCCCAAAGATAAATAATTGTTTTGAGGAAATTGAGTCGGAAAGTGTCATTTGTGTGTATTAAATTTATTTAGATTAATTATGAAGATAGAGGAGGAGCTACAAGTAAGGCAATTCAAAAGCGAGTGGCATAAGGCAACAGTAAACCTTGTTTTTACAGCAAATAAATTAACGGAAATATTAGAGAAAAGAGCTGAAAAGCAGCAAATTACCTTGCAACAATTTAATGCATTGCGCATCTTGCGAGGACAGTATCCTCAACCCGCAAATAACAATCTTTTAAAAACCAGATTATTGACCAATACGCCTGATATTTCAAGGCTAATGGATCGTTTGGTAGCCAAGAATCTGGTGTCTAGGTGTAAAAGTGCTGAAGACAAACGGTCGGTAGATTTGGTGATTACTGATAAAGGGCTAGTCGTGTTGGAGGAGCTGGAAGAAACCATGTTATTAAACGACATACTTCCCAAGAACTTTAAAGAAAAAGACTGCGAGCGATTGAGCGATTTGTTGGATAAGTTGCGCAATTCACTGCGCTTGGAAGAGTAAAGTATATTTTCTTGCTTATTCGACAGCATTAAAAAGGCCATGATAAATTTTATCATGGCCTTTTTTTCATTTAATGATTGTGGTCGTGATGATGCTCTGTGGGATGTTCATGGTTGTGTTGGTGACTACCATGGTCATGGCTTTCAAATAAGAAGTTTAATAAAGAAACGGCCACACCCAATATTACTGCAATCATTTTTTTCTTGTTGAATTTATGATGATCTGCAGATCCAGATTCAAAAAGTATAGTGGTGGATATATGTAAAAAGATACCAATGACTACAGCCATTATCTTATCGAAGTACTGGTGTATATTACCCACCTCTCCGGCACTGATTCCTTTACTAAGCATAAAGCCTAGTGGTGTCATTGCTGCGAAGATGACTAAATATATCGTAATCTTGTTTTTTGTCAATTTTGTGTTTAGGAGAAGACTACCTAGCGCAAAGGCTGCAGGAATGTGGTGTATAGCGATACCAAAAACCAATTGTGTTTGATGACCAGAAGCTAATGGCATCCCTTCTAAAAAGGCATGTAGGCATAAGCTTGCCATAATTCCAAGTGGAAAAGCTTGATGTGAATGATGGTGGATGTGTCCATGCTCGATGCCTTGCGAAAACTGTTCTAATACAAGTTGAAATAAAAATCCACCTAGAATATACAAGCCAATTACTTCAGGATTAGTATTTGACCCTTCATAGACATGAGGAATAAGGTGTAATACAGTAATCGCAAAAAGATATGCACCACTAAAGGAGAGAATCAATTTGAGACTATTCGTATTATCGCGTTTGACAAAAAAAACAGCTATTCCGCTGACCAATGCAGAAATGAATAAAATGGCGACTATAAGAGTTGCACTCATGTAGATATGGGGTTAATTGTTGTTGTCGTGAAAAAATTGGGCATCACTTTTTTAAATATATTGCCCGTCAATAGCCCTATACATATTCCCAGCAGTGCGCCGCATAGAATATCGAAAGGATAGTGTACGCCAACATATATTTGGGATATGCTGATTAAGGCCGCCCAAGTAATAGCTAGCCAAAGGGTATGTTTCCACTTGCGTCTAAAGAGGACCACCCAGAAAAAGGCCATCGCAAAGTGATTGGTGGCGTGGGAAGAGGTAAAGCTGAACCCTGATCCGCAACGCACCCGTATGTTGACTTCTTCTTTAAATTCAATGTCATTACAGGGACGCACTCGCTTCACGGTTTTTTTTATAAGATGAGAAGATACTGCGTCTGATATTCCAAAATTCGCCAAGGTAAATAGGACAATGATGATTCCTGTTTTGCCATAGGTTTTGACAAAGAAAATAACCAAAAATAAATATAGAGGAGCCCAAGTATATGGATTTCTTAGTATAGGAAGTAACCAGTCAAAAAAGGGATTGCTTAAACCTTGATTAATAGCCAAAAAGATGGCCTGATCAATTTCAATGAGTTGTTGGATCATGTTTTCTAGTTTATGATGAACAAAATCTAATTAAGTGGAATCAAACTTAGATAAAATGCGTTGCATTCACGAAAACCAAGTAGAAAAAATACACGATGTAACTTGTTCTTGTAGGCAATAGTATTAAATTGTGGCAACAAGGAATGTTTCAAGTTTTCCTCTATCATGGAATGATTTCGTTTAGAGAGGAAAAATAGAAATAATTTGCACATATTGAAAGCAATCTTTTAAAAGTAACTTTGTTGCAACAAATATACGACATGTCTTTTAAAAAAGAAATAGTTAATTATAAAATATACAGCTATTCTCTTAAATTTACCCAGTAAATATAATTTGAAATGACATTAATTAAATCAATATCTGGTATCAGGGGTACTATTGGAGGTCGCTCCGGCGAAGGCCTTACTCCAATTGACATCGTAAAATTTACAGCTGCTTTTGGGAAAATAATCGTCAAGCAATCCGGTAACAACAAGATTGTAGTTGGTCGTGACGCGCGGATGTCCGGTCAAATGGTCAATAATCTCGTTGTCGGAACACTACAAAGTATCGGAATTGATGTGATTGACCTCGGTCTTTCGACTACCCCGACAGTAGAGATTGCGGTTCCCAAGGAAAATGCAGGCGGAGGAATTATACTGACCGCCTCTCATAATCCTGGACAATGGAATGCACTTAAGCTCTTGAACGCCAAAGGGGAGTTTATCAATGATGCCGAAGGAAAGGCAGTATTGACGTTAGGGGAGAGTTTGGACTTTGACTTTGCTGAGGTTGAGAACTTAGGAAAAGTAATCAATGATGAATCCTATTTACAAAAACACATTGATGATGTCCTGGCTTTGGATTTGGTCGATGTTGACGCAATAAAGGCTGCTAATTTCAGGGTAGCCGTAGACGCAGTGAACAGTACGGGAGGTATATTTATTCCAGCTTTACTAAAAGCGTTGGGTATAGATACCGTCTATAAAATCCATTGTGAACCTAATGGTGAATTTCCGCACAATCCAGAGCCGTTAAAAGAGCACTTAACAGATCTAGCTAAAGCAGTGGTGGATAACAATGCAGACATCGGTATCGCAGTGGATCCAGATGTAGATCGTTTGGTCTTTATGATGGAGGATGGCGAGTTGTTTGGGGAAGAATATACATTGGTGGCAGTTGCTGACTATATTCTTCAGCATACAAAAGGTAATACGGTTTCAAATCTATCTTCCACCCGAGCGTTGAGAGATGTGACTGTGAAGCATGGTGGAGAATACTTTGCGGCTGCAGTGGGGGAAGTGAACGTGGTGACTAAAATGAAGGAAGTACAGGCGGTCATAGGTGGAGAAGGAAATGGAGGCGTAATCTATCCGACCTCTCATTATGGAAGGGATGCGTTGGTAGGTGTCGCTATATTTTTAACGCATTTGGCCAAATTGGGTAAAAAAGCGTCTGTCTATCGTGCTGAATTGCCTCAATATTTTATGTCGAAAAATAAGATTACCTTAACCCCCGAATTGGATATTGACAATCTTTTGGCAAAGATGGAAGAGAAGTATAAGCATGAGCAGCACTCGACTATAGATGGTTTGAAGATTGATTTTGAGAACGAGTGGGTGCATTTGCGAAAATCGAATACTGAGCCCATTATTCGTATATATTCGGAAGGGCCTACTGCCGAAGCTGCTGACGCTATTGCGCAAAAGATAATAAAAGAGATTGAAGAAATCATTAGTTAACAACATAAAAGAAGCCGCTTTAAGCGGCTTCTTTTATGTTGTTATGACCATCTCCAGGCCAATATGCGACTTATTTTATTTCCTTGTTCCATCTTGATGATTTCAATATCTTTTGCTTTTTTAAACTCAAGTACAGCAATCAAGGGTTTTAGATTATTTTTATCAGACACTAACGTCGTGCACCAGCCGAGTTGGTCTTTGAAGTCCAAACTTTCATAAATCATTGAACGGATAAAAGCTTTTTCACCACCCTCATACCAAAGTTCGTTTGCGTGGCCTCCAAAATTCTGTACCGGGATTGCCTCCTTATTTTTTGTGACATTTTGAAATTTTTTGGTTGTACTTTTCCAATTGTCTTCGCGTGAAGAGTAAAAGGGTGGATTACATACAATGAGGTCGTATTTCTCTTTGGGTTTGATAATTCCTTTGAAAATGTGCTCCTTATTGGGTTGGAAACGAAGTTCTATAGCTTTTTTTAACGACTCGTTTTTCGAAATGTTCAATTGAGCGTGATGTAAAGATTGTTGATCGATATCTGTCGCTACAAATGACCATCTGTACTCTTGGTGGCCTAAGATTGGGTAGATTAAACTGCTTCCCGTTCCGATATCCAAAACCCTTACCTTCGGTCCTCTAGGTATCTCTCCATTGTGGTCCTTAGCTAGAAGGTCGGCCACATAGTGTATATAATCTACTCGACCAGGAATCGGTGGGCATAGGCTATTTTTGCCAATTTCCCAGTGTTGCATATCATAGTGTAGCAACAATAAAGTTTTATTGAGTGTAAACACCGCCTTTGGGTTGCCAAAGTCAATGGTAGACTGTCCATTTGGGCTTTCTACTAAAAAACTCTTTAACTCCACATTTTTTTTAACCAATCGCTGAAAATCGTATCCGGAAATATGTTTATTGCGAGGGTGTAGCGTTTTCTTTATTTCTTTTGAGGACATTTTCATACGATAACAATTTTAAGGAGCAAAGGTAAGATTTAAATCCTGAAGTGATTGGACAAATTAATATTATTGTTTGGATCCACCGATATCGATTGGAGCATTCGGAATCTGGATTGGGCTGCTATTCGTTTGAATAATGATTGTTTAATATGTAAGTAATCTTATTCGTGTCTATTTATTAATATGGAATGATTAATTTCACATGTTAAATTGTAAATATGAACGCTAAATCTATTACCACTATTTTCATGCTTTCGGCGATGATGGTGTCCCAATCAGAAGCTCAAAAGCTCTTCACTCAGAAATTCAAGTCTGCACAGGAAATGCATGCTGCTTTTAAGTATGCTCCAAATAAAAAGATAATTAGTGGCCATCGTGGCACGATTGAAGAAGGGATGCCTGAGAATTCTATTCCCGCTTTTGAGGCTGTTTTGCGACATACTCCTGCCATCTTCGAAATCGATCCTCGTCTCACCAAAGATAGTATTCCAGTGATGGTACATGATGTGGACCTTGAACGTACGACCAATGGACATGGAAAAGTCGCCGACTATACTTGGAAAGAACTTCAAAAACTTAGACTCAAAGATCATCATGGTAATGTGACTAATTATAGGATAAATAGTTTGGACGAAGTTATCCGATGGGCAAAAGGAAAGACTATTCTCAATTTGGATAAAAAGGATCTTCCCTTAGAAATGACTGCTGCTATTATCAAAAAGCACAATGCATATAATTGGGTATGGGTAACGGTGCATAATGTAGAACAAGCAAAGTTCTATCTTACACAGCATCCAGACCAGTATATGTCTATGCACATTAAGGACCAGGCGGGATTAGATAGCTTTGATAGCTCTGGACTACCTTATAATCGGATGATTGTCTATATTGGACCTGAAATAAAAGCCTCAAATCAGAAGATGTACGATTTTTTCCATGCTAGAGGTGTGATGTGCATGATATCATCGGCACCTACTTATGATAAACTAGAGACGAAATCACAACGTGCGGCCAAATATCAGGAGGTATTTGAAAGTGGAGCCAGTATTTTGGAATCAGATCTACCGATAGAAGTATCACAAGCCGTAAAGTGATAATAAGATCCAGCTTATAGAACTGGATCTTATTATATCAGGTTCCTAACTTAGTAGTTAAGGGAGAGACCTACTCCAAACCCCATATCACTATCATAGTGGGTTCTGGCACTCATATTCTTAGTCAATATATAGTTGAGTCCTACCATATACTCCTGGTCAGTGTTATACATAAAATCACCTCGCAATCGTTTGGACAGTGGAATATCCTCTCGCATGAGGGATAGACGTAGTATGCCATCATGGTATACTTCGGCCTGGAAGTTGATTAACATGGGAAGGGTGTACATGAAACCTAGACTGACAGCACTTCTGCTATCTTTTTTATTGCTTTGTCCAAATAGATTCTTTTCATGTTCGTCTTTCCCCATTTTGCGATATCGCCAATCAAAGCCAACAAAAGGCATGAACCATTGCATTTTTCCGATATATCTTCCCACATGTGTCTCTACTTCGTACCCATGCATCTTGTTATAGCCTAGACGCCATTCTGTTCCCACACTCCATCGCGCATTTTGGACCATTGCTTGGCCATCATTACCATTGGTAGCGAAATCATTTTGGGCCATAAAATGCCACATATTGCTTTCTCGTTGCAACATTTTATAAGCGCCCTTTTTATCAGGGAGTAGAGGGTTTTGATAATCACCTACTTCAAATACTCTGTTCATACCCGACATCATGTGGTATAAAATATGACAGTGGAAAAACCAGTCACCCTCCTCATTGGCCAAAAACTCAATTGTGTCGGTTTCCATAGGCATAATATCAAGTACATTCTTGAGAGGTGCATTTTCACCCTTTCCGTTAAGCACCCTAAAATCAAAGCCATGGAGATGCATAGGGTGGCGCATCATCGAATTGTTTTGAAGCGTGATGCGCAGCACTTCTCCCTTTTTGACGGGTATTTTATCTGACTCCGAAAGAACCTTATTGTCCATACTCCATACATACCGATTCATATTTCCGGTAAGTACAAATTTCAAATCCTTTATGGGCGCATCTTTTGGCAGAGTGGTGTTATGTGGTGATTGTAGCATGCTGTAGTTTAGAGTCACAATATCTCCTAATGCGTTTGCATTATAGCGATTGGAATCTGTATCCATGTCCATGTTATGGTCGCTATGGTCTGTTTTTTTCGAAGAAGAACCCGTAATTTCGGGATACATGACCACGTTCATATCCATTTTGTTAAGACTCATTTGCATTCCCATGTCATCTAGGTCGCCATTCATCTTCATCATATCATTCATCATCTTCATTCCCTCAAAATATTTGAGGTTAGGTAGCGGTGATATCAACTGTTTGACACCATCACCTATGAAATAGCTTGAAGAGTTACTTCGATCTTCGGTAGTGGCCATGAATTCGTAGGCAATTCCATTCTCCGGTATTGTAACCACTACATCGTAGGTTTCGGACACCGCAATGATTAATCGGTCTACTTCTACCGGCTCAACGTCGTTGCCGTCGTTTGCCACTACTGTTATCTTTCCACCTGCGTAGCGAAGCCAAAAGTATGAGGAGGCGCCACCATTTGAAATACGAAGTCTTACTTTATCCCCTGCCTTCAAAGGCTTCCCGTCTATACTCTTTAAGTCCGTAAATACACTACCATTCATGAGTATTTTGTCGTAGTATACATCACTCACATCCATTGCTAGCATACGTTTCCATTCATTTGTAAGCTTGGTTTTTAGCTGACCTTCTTGAATAGCCTCTGCATAGGACTGGGTTGCACCTTTCTTAATTGCCGCCCAATCATTGGCGCTATGTAACATCCTGTGGATATCATCTGGATTCAAGTTTGTCCATTCACTTAATACGATTGGTACAGTGGGTAGGTCATCGATGCCCCGTCTAAAGCTTTTATCGTTCGCTCTTTTTTTCATGACAAAGTTCCCATACATGCCGATTTGCTCCTGTAAGCCTGTATGTGAATGATACCAATGCGTGCCATGTTGGATAATCGGGAAACGATAAGTGAACGTTGTACCAGGAGCGATTTGTGGTTGTGTCAAATAGGGTACTCCATCCTCTTTATTGGGGAGAAATATACCATGCCAGTGCAAAGATGTATTTTCCTTTAACTCATTGTGGACCACAATTTCGGCGGTATCCCCCTCTGTAAATTCGAGCGTTGGCATTGGGATTTGCCCATTGACTGCAATCGCTCGTTTATGTTTTCCAGCATAGTTTACAAGGGTATCTCTTACATATAAGTCGTACCTTTTGACCTGTTGAGCCGCTAGCTCCTGCAGGAGCAACGAAGAGATAAAGGTCAAGAATACTATTTTCAATTGATTTTTCATGTAATTTACTTTAAAAGCGCATCCGTAGAGCAGCTCTGAATGAAGATTTTATTTGCCATTTGCTACTGTTGCGTCTAATTCCTCTTCTTTTGTAACTAGGTCATTAAAGTAAGAAATCAGATTATTTTGCTCATTTTTTGATAAGGATCCATGTATCAACGTGTAAGAAGGCAGTGGCATACTACCATCTTCCAAAACTTGGATAATGCTTTTGAATTTTGCCAATTTCTTCCGTTTTCGATAAGATGCTAGCTCGTCAAAGTTTAGTTTTTCCTTTCCCTCTTTAATATGGTCGAACATAAAGTATTTCACTGGTTGAAGATTTGCATACCAAGGATATTCTGTCTTATTGCTATGGCAATCAAAACAGGATGCTTTTAAGAGCCGATGGGTGCTTTTCTCGGGAGCGAAATGGCTTATAAAACTGTATGCATTCTTATTCCCATTATTAAGAGGAGCTACGGGGATAAATTGAAGAACAACGAATAGCCCCATTATTATCCCCGCAACTAACCCTGTTTTCCTCATTATTTTAATGTCTCGATCAATTCACCGCAGGGCTGATGATTCTCTCCTAGATAAGGATTGTGTACTTCCTTGGAATTGCTTAGCCACATAGTCGGCTTATTATCTCGTTTGCATTCAAATTTGTACAGCTCCTGAGCTGTGCCAAATAGTTTGATCAAATCATACATATCTTGGCTCACAATCTGATAATGTTCTACTTGATGATTTAAATCCCCTTTGCTGGCGATGATATGTTGTATGTTTTCTGTTGAATTCTCTAAGATGTCCTTCAAATCCTCTCGCGAAGATGTTGGTACTAGCTCTGGTCGTTGCTGTGTGAGTACCTGTGCAAAAGTAGTGGCGACGGTTGCTATTTTTGCCTCGTCGCGATTATATAATGCTGTACCCAGCTGCAAATAAGATTCGACCATGGAAGCAGTTGTGAATACAGCTGAAGCATCTTTATACTCGATCGAATCTTTTGTGACTATTTTGTCCTTGGGCATGGGAGATTGGCACGCTGTAGCTATCAAAGCCACTGTAGCGAATGCCCATATTTTGATTTTTTTCATCTCGATTTCTGCTTAGTACAGTAGGTTTTACTATTTAATGATCTCTTTGTTAGCGCCACATGTTAACATTTGCGAGCCATAGTAGGGATTTTGAATAGCTTTCTCTTTACTTAACCAATTTGCTCCTTTACCGTCATTGTACATTGGACAGTGACTATAATAGACTGTGTAAGCAGGATCGGTTGCTTTTATTAACTTGTATATAGTGTCAGATAATGATGAAAAAACCAATCTTTGACTTTCCAGATTTTTTGCTGATACCAGTGTAGTTACTTGCGTGTTGAGGTCTTTCATCACGGCCATCCAAACATCATGTTCCTTGGACTCGAGTTCGCCCATCTTTACTGCTGTAATTGCTGATTTCAATGTCTTAGCTTTTGCACTCACTGTTTTAGTATCGCCTTTTATTAATGCATCTTTAATCGCAAAATAGTGGTTATAAAGAGACTCCAATTTTGACGTCGATGATGAAGATGCAGTGCTGTGATCCATACTTTTCTCGTGGTCCATGGTCGAATGGTCCATGGTTGCATGATCTTGAGCTACCTTATTTTGATGCGTATTCCCTTTGATTTCTCCTTTATATTGGCATTCTTTGTCAAGACTTTGGTATACATCGATTGGGGCATTGTAAATTTCGTTGTCGAATCCCGCAAGAGCTACACGTTTAAGCACTTCATCCTTGGAAGTTTTTTCTGCATTGTAGGTTAATAGCGCTTCTTTTGTTGCCGCATTCCACGCTAATTTTGATTCGTGATTCTTATTTGCAGCCTTTTCGATCTGATTTTTACAGTTGGTGGAAGCTCCCTCGATTTTAACTGTTTCAGTCTTTGCATTTTTTATTTGAGCTACGGCCAATACCGGTGTCGTAGCAATTCCCAATAGAATTGATAGGGTAATAATATTCAATGTTTTCATTTTCAGAAGTTTTTATTAATAATATAATACGGATGAATAGCATTTTGTTTGCTGTCCATTCACAGATAGTGGGCCTTTTGACAAGACACACCATGGGCTATACAGTACTATATTAAACGAGTTGAGGCGGTTGCCAAATGGGGAGATAGACAGCCGGGAAAAACATGTTATTTTTCCAATAAAGGCGTTTGTCTATAGTATGTGGAATGCTAAAAACAAGCGTATGACCATGGGCGAGGGGAGCTTTTGCAGGAATTTGGCAGATATGCCCTGCACACTTTTTGTCACAATCCTTAGATTCGCCATGTTCGTGCCCATCATTGCAACATGATTTGCTTTGTTCTTCTTTTGAAGGCATCGGGCAATGCTCCTCTGTATTTACATCAGGGCTTATCGTTTTTTCATCGCACGAGTAGCCCAGCTTAGGTAATAAGAATAAACCTAACCAAAGAGTCGCAAGTATGATATTGAACTTTTTACCCATTTGCTTACAAAGGTAAGCTATGTGTCATTTAGTGCAAAATCTTTATAGTATATTATTATGGATTACATGTATATAATTATTTTTAGAGATTTAGTTTATAATATCCACTAACCCTTTTTTGTTGTCAGCCATCACAAGTTGCTGAAATTGTATAACCTTTCCTTGAAATAGTATAACCGTTTTACCAATCATTTCTTGATTTTTGCAGAGACGTATACAGGCATCAAGAGCAAAGGTACTCATGACTCTTTAACACCTCTTGAGGATAATTATTTCAATGAAAAAGCTGTTTTTAATATTTCTTTCTTATTTGTATCTGCTGTCCGCGTTTGGCCTGACAGTGCAGACACATTTCTGCAAGAAAGAAGTTATTAAAGAGACCAATTTTTTTTCGAATACAATATCTCAAAGTGATCCCTGTGCGATTTGTGTCAGCAAGAACAAGGAGCAGAAAGTAAAAAAGAATGGTTGTTGCCAACACGATACCAAAGTCGTTAAATTGAAGGACAACCAACATAAAGTAGTTAAGCAAGAGCTATCCTTCAAATTTTGGAATGATGCCATTTTGCATAGGTTCTTTGGTGCGGTATTTGAGCCGGCTCAGGCATTAATTGACGACCAAATTATTAGAAATCTCCCTGATTTCTTTTCTGTACACGAGACACCGTTGTACATTTATCACTGTGTATATCTGATTTAGACTCGAGTCTTGGTCCAACAATAAGCTTATTGCCGTAGTTGGTTCGTATTGACTACGTGTGTCCATACGCCACGTTGTACGTCGAAGTAAGCT encodes:
- the feoB gene encoding ferrous iron transport protein B yields the protein MKSPIIALLGNPNVGKTSLFNKITKLHQKVGNYPGITVEKREGTVRVKDVTYRIIDLPGTYTLFPNSMDEEIVFNTLSNKQDVNYPDLVVVVSEPMHLKRSIVLYQQARELGLPAIFVLNMIDEAKEKGVSVDIPKLESYLQTRIFQTNARTGEGIHALTQQFSITTGSYFGGLKIDEQFQSALSEAKQLFPLETEYSTWQFLAQANVSFLTEEKKEKLQEIRSKHILETGQLQKSESLIRHHQIDKDLVNIISYNHQTKKNRTNSIDRILIHPLWGYVIFFGILFLIFQAIFAWAAPLMDFIDETFASLGASVQAMLPEGPITGLLTDGIIAGIGGIVIFIPQIAILFLFISLMEETGYMSRVVFLMDRWLRPFGLNGKSVIPLMSGAACSIPAIMSARNIENAKERLITILVTPFMTCSARLPIYIVIIGLVIPDQKILGFNMQGMTLFGMYILGLLSALGAAWILGKVIKSKHKTFLIFELPTYKLPDWKNVAVNVWEKSSGFIIDAGKIILAMSIILWVLGSFGPGNFNRAEEIVQQDYPNASAEDLENHIKSYQLENSYLGILGTTIEPAIAPLGYDWKIGIGLISSFAAREVFVSTMATVYALGDTDDETTIQGQMRKEINRNTGLPAYNFASGISLLLFYAFAMQCMSTIAIVRKETNSWKWTLIQTGMMTGLAYIAAFIAYQLLK
- a CDS encoding FeoA family protein; the protein is MHHNNSLDKLKKGERAKILSYSSSEIPAKFFEIGFLPGIDIEIKHIAPFNGPICVSIIQNNSLVALRKSEAKHIIVEK
- a CDS encoding MarR family winged helix-turn-helix transcriptional regulator, whose protein sequence is MKIEEELQVRQFKSEWHKATVNLVFTANKLTEILEKRAEKQQITLQQFNALRILRGQYPQPANNNLLKTRLLTNTPDISRLMDRLVAKNLVSRCKSAEDKRSVDLVITDKGLVVLEELEETMLLNDILPKNFKEKDCERLSDLLDKLRNSLRLEE
- a CDS encoding ZIP family metal transporter, with the protein product MSATLIVAILFISALVSGIAVFFVKRDNTNSLKLILSFSGAYLFAITVLHLIPHVYEGSNTNPEVIGLYILGGFLFQLVLEQFSQGIEHGHIHHHSHQAFPLGIMASLCLHAFLEGMPLASGHQTQLVFGIAIHHIPAAFALGSLLLNTKLTKNKITIYLVIFAAMTPLGFMLSKGISAGEVGNIHQYFDKIMAVVIGIFLHISTTILFESGSADHHKFNKKKMIAVILGVAVSLLNFLFESHDHGSHQHNHEHPTEHHHDHNH
- a CDS encoding phosphatase PAP2 family protein is translated as MIQQLIEIDQAIFLAINQGLSNPFFDWLLPILRNPYTWAPLYLFLVIFFVKTYGKTGIIIVLFTLANFGISDAVSSHLIKKTVKRVRPCNDIEFKEEVNIRVRCGSGFSFTSSHATNHFAMAFFWVVLFRRKWKHTLWLAITWAALISISQIYVGVHYPFDILCGALLGICIGLLTGNIFKKVMPNFFTTTTINPIST
- the glmM gene encoding phosphoglucosamine mutase, with product MTLIKSISGIRGTIGGRSGEGLTPIDIVKFTAAFGKIIVKQSGNNKIVVGRDARMSGQMVNNLVVGTLQSIGIDVIDLGLSTTPTVEIAVPKENAGGGIILTASHNPGQWNALKLLNAKGEFINDAEGKAVLTLGESLDFDFAEVENLGKVINDESYLQKHIDDVLALDLVDVDAIKAANFRVAVDAVNSTGGIFIPALLKALGIDTVYKIHCEPNGEFPHNPEPLKEHLTDLAKAVVDNNADIGIAVDPDVDRLVFMMEDGELFGEEYTLVAVADYILQHTKGNTVSNLSSTRALRDVTVKHGGEYFAAAVGEVNVVTKMKEVQAVIGGEGNGGVIYPTSHYGRDALVGVAIFLTHLAKLGKKASVYRAELPQYFMSKNKITLTPELDIDNLLAKMEEKYKHEQHSTIDGLKIDFENEWVHLRKSNTEPIIRIYSEGPTAEAADAIAQKIIKEIEEIIS
- the rlmF gene encoding 23S rRNA (adenine(1618)-N(6))-methyltransferase RlmF, giving the protein MKMSSKEIKKTLHPRNKHISGYDFQRLVKKNVELKSFLVESPNGQSTIDFGNPKAVFTLNKTLLLLHYDMQHWEIGKNSLCPPIPGRVDYIHYVADLLAKDHNGEIPRGPKVRVLDIGTGSSLIYPILGHQEYRWSFVATDIDQQSLHHAQLNISKNESLKKAIELRFQPNKEHIFKGIIKPKEKYDLIVCNPPFYSSREDNWKSTTKKFQNVTKNKEAIPVQNFGGHANELWYEGGEKAFIRSMIYESLDFKDQLGWCTTLVSDKNNLKPLIAVLEFKKAKDIEIIKMEQGNKISRILAWRWS